One region of Dokdonia sp. 4H-3-7-5 genomic DNA includes:
- a CDS encoding gliding motility-associated protein GldE, with translation MDPDPEPLFILLLTIDPTTIISIMVLIVLLMCSALISGAEVAFFSLSPSDLLETEEQVADRKMMVVKRLLTKPKKLLATILVANNAINIAIVLLFASLGEVIFANITAEILGIPLRFLLEVVLITFLILLFGEILPKIYANRNNKKFAALVAYPLRVLDVIFTPLSSPMRAATLWIQRKLGEQKTSFNVDQLSQALELTSEEDTTKEEQKILKGIVSFGNTDTKQVMRPRMDVFALNKEDDYNYILKQITENGFSRIPVFSESIDTIVGILYVKDLLPHLNEKEFDWAKLIRDPYFVPENKKLDDLLAEFKEKKNHLAIVVDEYGGTSGLISLEDIIEEIVGDIADEFDDENIIYSKLDEHNWIFDGKTSLKDFYRIIKLEETTIFENKKGEAETIAGFVLEVSGGFPRKNEVIIYQDYTFTVEAIDKKRIKQIKFTIKS, from the coding sequence TTGGACCCCGATCCCGAACCCTTATTTATTCTTCTCTTAACTATAGACCCTACCACTATCATAAGCATTATGGTACTTATAGTTTTACTCATGTGCTCTGCACTGATAAGTGGCGCCGAGGTTGCTTTTTTCTCCCTATCACCTAGTGATCTTCTAGAAACAGAAGAGCAAGTTGCAGATAGAAAAATGATGGTAGTAAAGAGGCTACTCACAAAGCCTAAAAAACTTCTTGCAACTATTCTTGTTGCAAATAATGCCATAAATATTGCGATTGTACTTCTCTTTGCAAGTCTAGGCGAAGTAATATTTGCAAATATTACCGCAGAGATTCTAGGTATACCACTACGTTTTTTACTGGAAGTAGTGCTTATTACGTTCTTAATTTTACTTTTTGGGGAAATCCTTCCTAAGATTTATGCAAACCGTAATAACAAGAAATTTGCGGCACTTGTAGCATATCCGCTGCGCGTACTCGATGTAATTTTCACACCACTTAGCAGCCCTATGCGTGCTGCAACTTTATGGATACAAAGAAAATTAGGAGAACAAAAAACTAGTTTTAATGTAGATCAGCTCTCGCAAGCGCTGGAACTTACGAGTGAAGAGGATACCACAAAAGAGGAGCAAAAAATTTTAAAGGGTATTGTTTCCTTTGGTAACACAGACACAAAGCAAGTGATGCGCCCTCGTATGGATGTATTTGCACTTAATAAAGAGGATGATTACAACTATATTTTAAAGCAGATTACAGAAAACGGCTTTTCTCGTATTCCAGTCTTTTCTGAGAGCATTGACACCATCGTGGGAATCCTCTATGTAAAGGACTTACTCCCTCATCTCAATGAGAAAGAATTTGACTGGGCAAAGCTTATACGCGATCCTTATTTTGTCCCAGAAAACAAAAAGCTTGATGACCTTCTCGCAGAGTTTAAAGAGAAGAAAAATCATCTCGCCATTGTAGTAGATGAGTATGGTGGCACAAGTGGTTTGATCTCTCTAGAAGATATTATAGAAGAAATTGTAGGAGACATTGCAGATGAGTTTGATGATGAAAATATCATTTATTCTAAACTTGATGAGCACAATTGGATTTTTGACGGAAAAACATCTCTCAAAGATTTTTATCGAATCATAAAGCTTGAAGAAACTACTATTTTTGAAAATAAAAAAGGTGAGGCAGAAACCATTGCTGGTTTTGTGCTAGAAGTTTCTGGAGGCTTCCCTCGTAAAAATGAGGTAATAATATATCAAGACTACACGTTTACGGTAGAGGCAATAGATAAGAAACGTATTAAACAGATTAAATTCACTATAAAATCTTGA